The sequence AAGTTCGTGATGGTGCCGGGTGGCTGGCAGGGCGGATGGGTGTTCGACTCGGTGGCCGCTGAGCTGCACCGAGACGGTCACCATGTTGAGGCGGTGACCCTGTCAGGGTTGGAGTTGGACAGCCCGGTCGATGTGGACCGTCCCCCGAACCTCGACACCCATATCGACCAGGTAGCCGAGGTCATTGACCGTAGCGACGAGACGCCCCTGGCACTGTGCGGGCACAGCTACGGCGGGATGGTGATCGCTGGTGTCGCGGATCGGCTCAGCGACCGCCTCGATCAGCTCGTTTTCATCGACGCCTACGTCCCGGACGACGGGGATTCGTGTTGGGCGTTGACCAGCGACAGCTTCCGGGAGTTGTTCATAGCCGGCGCCCGCGCCGACGGTCGCTGGGTCGCAGTGCCTGATGGGCTCGACCCTCGCGCACGACCGCACCCAATGGCGAGCTTCATCCAGTCGATCAGGCTGGAAGGCAACTCCAGCCGCACGCTCGGCCGAACGTTCATCAGCGGTGGCGCGTGGGAAGGCAGCCCGTTCGTGCACCTGACCGAACGGTTGCGCAACGACTCCGGCTGGCGGGTTCACGAAATTCCTGTTGGTCACAACATCGCCCGCCGCGACCCGCACAGCCTCGCGGCCGTTCTCGGCGCACTGCCGCCCGACTCCGCCTGACGCACAGCCACTCACTCCTCTGTGTCGCCGTCTCGGCGGGACGGGCGCGACCGTCCTCGACACCTTCTACGGCTTCTACGCACCCGGTGGCGACGCCGCGTCGTGGGCGGGATCGCTGAGAACTCTGCGAACGGCTCATGGCGTGGGGGCAGGCGTTCGAGCCTCCCAACACCTATGGGGCCGGGACCGGCGTCAACGAGCCGCGTCGGCGACGCCGGCCTCCAATCCAGCCCGTCCCGCAACGCCTGCGCCGGGCCGTCCGGGTCGGCGAGCCCGGGTCGGCGAGGACGCCGGACTCGCTCGTATAACCACGCGTTGTACGGATCGTTGTTCTAGGCCGTTGGGGGCGTGCGGGCGGTCGTCGCGAAGTGCTGCCGGTAGCGCTCGGGGGTGGTGGCCAGGTGGCGGG is a genomic window of Actinomadura citrea containing:
- a CDS encoding alpha/beta fold hydrolase, producing the protein MKFVMVPGGWQGGWVFDSVAAELHRDGHHVEAVTLSGLELDSPVDVDRPPNLDTHIDQVAEVIDRSDETPLALCGHSYGGMVIAGVADRLSDRLDQLVFIDAYVPDDGDSCWALTSDSFRELFIAGARADGRWVAVPDGLDPRARPHPMASFIQSIRLEGNSSRTLGRTFISGGAWEGSPFVHLTERLRNDSGWRVHEIPVGHNIARRDPHSLAAVLGALPPDSA